One Cellulomonas taurus genomic region harbors:
- the proB gene encoding glutamate 5-kinase — protein sequence MVPVSAAPLTDRRLLPEVHRLVVKVGSSSLTDDSGKLDPRRLHDLVDVLAARVSSGHQVVLVSSGAIAAGMDPLGLARRPRDLATQQAAASVGQGLLVAHYTRAFADHGLRVGQVLLTADDTMRRGQYRNAQRALDRLLDLGIVPIINENDTVATDEIRFGDNDRLAALVSHLVHADAMTLLTDVDGLYTGPPSHPGSRRITEVRGPKDLDGIDVTAKGSGVGTGGMVTKLESVAIATASGIPVVLTSAAQVAGALAGEDVGTWFAATGRRTSTRLLWLAYAARTRGRLVLDDGAVTAVVERGKSLLPAGVTSAEGDFHAGDPVELVDTAGTVIARGLVAYSAEEVPDLLGHSTSELRAELGKGYDRELVHRDDLVLVRRRR from the coding sequence ATGGTGCCCGTGAGTGCCGCACCCCTGACCGATCGTCGCCTGCTGCCCGAGGTCCACCGTCTGGTGGTGAAGGTCGGATCGTCCTCGCTGACCGACGACTCCGGCAAGCTGGATCCGCGGCGGCTGCACGACCTGGTGGACGTGCTCGCGGCCCGGGTCAGCTCCGGCCACCAGGTGGTGCTGGTGTCCTCCGGCGCGATCGCCGCCGGGATGGACCCGTTGGGTCTGGCGCGGCGCCCACGCGACCTGGCGACCCAGCAGGCGGCCGCCTCGGTGGGGCAGGGCCTGCTGGTGGCGCACTACACCCGGGCCTTCGCCGACCATGGGCTGCGGGTGGGGCAGGTGCTGCTCACCGCGGACGACACGATGCGGCGCGGCCAGTACCGGAACGCGCAGCGCGCGCTGGACCGGCTGCTCGACCTCGGCATCGTGCCGATCATCAACGAGAACGACACGGTCGCCACCGACGAGATCCGGTTCGGCGACAACGACCGGCTGGCCGCGCTGGTGTCGCACCTGGTGCACGCCGACGCGATGACCCTGCTGACCGACGTCGACGGGCTCTACACCGGCCCGCCGAGCCACCCCGGGTCGCGGCGGATCACCGAGGTGCGCGGACCGAAGGACCTGGACGGGATCGACGTCACCGCCAAAGGCAGCGGGGTCGGCACTGGCGGCATGGTCACCAAGCTGGAGTCGGTGGCCATCGCGACGGCCTCCGGCATCCCGGTGGTGCTGACCTCGGCGGCGCAGGTCGCCGGAGCGCTGGCCGGCGAGGACGTCGGCACCTGGTTCGCCGCCACCGGTCGCCGCACCTCCACCCGCCTGCTGTGGCTCGCCTACGCGGCCCGCACCCGGGGTCGCCTGGTGCTGGACGACGGCGCCGTCACGGCCGTGGTCGAACGCGGGAAGTCGCTGCTGCCCGCCGGGGTCACCTCCGCCGAGGGCGACTTCCACGCCGGCGACCCGGTCGAGCTGGTGGACACCGCCGGGACGGTGATCGCGCGCGGACTCGTCGCCTACTCGGCGGAGGAGGTGCCCGACCTGCTCGGCCACTCCACCTCCGAGTTGCGGGCCGAGCTCGGCAAGGGCTACGACCGCGAGCTGGTGCACCGTGACGACCTGGTGCTGGTGCGCCGACGTCGCTGA
- a CDS encoding glutamate-5-semialdehyde dehydrogenase, with translation MTTTAARPAAEVSEQVLAVARRAKDASRALAVATRGTKDAALHALADALVAQSARIVAANAEDLERGRANGTSAGLLDRLALTPERIGAIAAALRDLAALPDPVGEVVRGSTLPNGLRLRQVRVPMGVVGMIYEARPNVTVDAAGLALKSGNAVILRGGSAAARSNEVIVDVLREALTACELPADLVQSIDAWGRPGGVALMHARGLVDVLVPRGGADLIQTVVREATVPVIETGVGNCHVYVDASADPAMALPILLNSKTQRVGVCNAAETLLVHRDAAAEFLPSALAALDAAGVTVHADDATAALAPAEVTVVPATDEDWATEYLSLDIAVRVVDDLDAAIEHIRRWTSGHTEAIVTRDLASSERFVAELDSAAIMVNAATRFTDGGEFGLGAEIGISTQKLHARGPMGLAELTTTKWIVHGDGHIRP, from the coding sequence ATGACCACCACTGCCGCCCGTCCGGCCGCCGAGGTGAGCGAGCAGGTGCTCGCCGTGGCCCGCCGTGCCAAGGACGCCTCCCGTGCGCTGGCCGTCGCCACCCGAGGAACCAAGGACGCCGCCCTGCACGCGCTGGCCGACGCCCTGGTCGCCCAGTCGGCGCGGATCGTGGCCGCCAATGCCGAGGACCTGGAACGCGGACGGGCCAACGGCACGTCCGCCGGATTGCTGGACCGGCTCGCGCTGACCCCGGAGCGGATCGGTGCGATCGCCGCCGCCCTGCGCGACCTGGCGGCGCTGCCCGACCCGGTCGGCGAGGTGGTGCGCGGATCGACGCTGCCGAACGGTCTGCGGCTGCGGCAGGTCCGGGTACCGATGGGCGTGGTCGGGATGATCTACGAGGCGCGGCCGAACGTGACCGTGGACGCCGCCGGCCTCGCGCTGAAGAGTGGCAACGCCGTGATCCTGCGCGGTGGTTCCGCCGCCGCCCGGTCCAACGAGGTGATCGTGGACGTGCTGCGCGAGGCGCTGACCGCTTGCGAGCTGCCCGCCGATCTGGTGCAGTCCATCGACGCGTGGGGACGTCCGGGCGGGGTCGCCCTGATGCACGCTCGGGGGCTGGTGGACGTGCTGGTCCCGCGCGGTGGTGCCGACCTGATCCAGACGGTCGTCCGTGAGGCGACAGTGCCGGTGATCGAGACCGGGGTGGGCAACTGCCACGTGTACGTCGACGCCTCCGCCGACCCGGCGATGGCGCTGCCGATCCTGCTCAACTCCAAGACCCAGCGGGTCGGGGTGTGCAACGCCGCCGAGACGCTGCTGGTGCACCGGGACGCCGCCGCCGAGTTCCTGCCGTCAGCGCTCGCGGCGCTGGATGCGGCCGGGGTCACCGTGCACGCCGACGACGCGACCGCCGCCCTGGCACCGGCCGAGGTGACCGTGGTCCCGGCCACCGACGAGGACTGGGCGACCGAGTACCTGTCGCTGGACATCGCGGTGCGGGTGGTCGACGACCTGGACGCGGCGATCGAGCACATCCGGCGCTGGACCTCCGGGCACACCGAGGCCATCGTCACCCGGGACCTGGCGTCCTCCGAGCGGTTCGTCGCCGAGCTGGACTCGGCCGCCATCATGGTGAACGCCGCCACCCGGTTCACCGACGGGGGAGAGTTCGGGCTCGGCGCCGAGATCGGGATCTCCACCCAGAAGCTGCACGCCCGTGGCCCGATGGGGCTGGCCGAGCTGACCACCACCAAGTGGATCGTGCACGGCGACGGGCACATCCGACCCTGA
- the nadD gene encoding nicotinate-nucleotide adenylyltransferase, with the protein MTRRRTRLGVMGGTFDPIHHGHLVAASEVAARFDLDEVVFVPTGAPSFKQDVDVTPAEHRYLMTVIATASNPRFTVSRVDIDRPGLTYTVDTLRDLAAERPDADLYFITGADAITQILTWKDSAELFDLAQFVAVTRPGHQLILDGLPTHRVSQWEIPALAISSTDVRARAQEGRPVWYLVPDGVVQYIAKHHLYEGHQS; encoded by the coding sequence ATGACGCGACGACGGACCCGACTGGGCGTGATGGGTGGCACCTTCGACCCCATCCACCACGGTCACCTGGTAGCCGCCAGTGAGGTGGCAGCCCGGTTCGACCTGGACGAGGTGGTCTTCGTCCCCACCGGGGCACCGTCGTTCAAGCAGGACGTCGACGTCACGCCGGCCGAGCACCGCTACCTGATGACCGTGATCGCCACGGCATCCAACCCGAGGTTCACCGTCAGCCGGGTGGACATCGACCGACCGGGCCTGACCTACACCGTGGACACTCTGCGTGACCTCGCGGCGGAACGGCCCGACGCTGATCTGTACTTCATCACCGGCGCGGACGCCATCACCCAGATCCTCACCTGGAAGGACTCGGCGGAGCTCTTCGACCTGGCCCAGTTCGTCGCGGTCACCCGACCGGGACACCAACTGATCCTGGACGGACTGCCCACCCATCGGGTCAGCCAGTGGGAGATCCCCGCGCTGGCGATCTCGTCCACGGATGTGCGGGCCCGCGCCCAGGAGGGCCGACCGGTCTGGTACCTGGTGCCGGACGGCGTGGTCCAGTACATCGCGAAACACCACCTGTACGAAGGTCATCAGTCATGA
- the rsfS gene encoding ribosome silencing factor, which yields MSASDRAIDLTIAAARAAAELKAEEIIALDVSEQLVLTDSFLIASGSNERQVNAIVDAVEEALHKQGAKPLRREGRSEGRWVLLDFGEIVVHVQHAEDRVFYALERLWKDCPVIELPEDIRSGEGTTTDEAGE from the coding sequence GTGTCGGCATCCGACCGCGCGATCGACCTGACCATCGCGGCCGCCCGCGCCGCAGCCGAGCTGAAGGCCGAGGAGATCATCGCGCTGGACGTCAGTGAGCAGCTGGTGCTCACCGACTCCTTCCTGATCGCCTCCGGTTCCAACGAGCGCCAGGTGAACGCCATCGTGGACGCGGTGGAGGAGGCGCTGCACAAGCAGGGCGCCAAGCCGCTGCGCCGCGAGGGCCGGTCCGAGGGCCGCTGGGTGCTCCTCGACTTCGGCGAGATCGTGGTGCACGTCCAGCACGCCGAGGACCGGGTGTTCTACGCCCTGGAGCGGCTGTGGAAGGACTGCCCGGTGATCGAGCTGCCCGAGGACATCCGCTCCGGCGAGGGCACCACCACCGACGAGGCAGGGGAGTGA
- a CDS encoding histidine phosphatase family protein: MTAGRVVLWRHGRTAWNATARLQGQSDIPLDEVGEWQVRTAAQALAAQHRPARIVSSDLGRAHATARALGDVTGVPVSTDQRLRERSFGIWEGMTGDQIAAGWPEEQRIWRAGGQPEGIGAESRAVVQRRMVEAVQEHAADLGREDVLVLVSHGAAIGAGLTGLLGLPAEWRGLSGMSNAHWAEVVPTRGDAEPAWTVQVLNFGPVWASSDWNAGPDTEVETLDDEVRDPA; this comes from the coding sequence GTGACCGCCGGGCGGGTCGTGCTCTGGCGGCACGGACGTACCGCCTGGAACGCCACCGCCCGGTTGCAGGGCCAGTCGGACATCCCGCTGGACGAGGTCGGCGAGTGGCAGGTGCGGACGGCGGCGCAGGCGCTGGCGGCCCAGCACCGCCCGGCCCGGATCGTCAGCTCGGACCTGGGCCGAGCACATGCCACGGCGCGGGCGCTGGGCGACGTGACCGGGGTGCCGGTCTCCACGGACCAGCGGCTGCGCGAGCGGTCGTTCGGGATCTGGGAGGGCATGACCGGCGACCAGATCGCCGCGGGCTGGCCGGAGGAGCAGCGGATCTGGCGAGCCGGTGGGCAGCCGGAGGGCATCGGCGCCGAGTCGCGTGCCGTGGTCCAGCGCCGGATGGTCGAGGCGGTGCAGGAGCACGCCGCGGACTTGGGTCGCGAGGACGTGCTGGTGCTGGTGTCGCACGGTGCGGCGATCGGTGCCGGGCTGACCGGGCTGCTCGGGCTGCCCGCCGAATGGCGTGGGCTGTCCGGGATGTCGAACGCGCACTGGGCCGAGGTGGTGCCGACCCGTGGTGACGCCGAGCCGGCGTGGACCGTGCAGGTGCTGAACTTCGGTCCGGTGTGGGCGTCGTCGGACTGGAATGCCGGACCGGACACCGAGGTCGAGACGCTCGACGACGAGGTCCGCGATCCGGCGTGA
- a CDS encoding PadR family transcriptional regulator codes for MPHGPRLTPLDVATLALLVEGPTHPYELHRVLLQRGTEKVVKMRASSVYNSINRLLRDDLIQVVEVDRDGNRPERTVYGITDAGHQALSLSIQSMIAGPVNEFPVLPAAISQAHHVPKETVLELLRDRVDRLEQEIAELRSGVDQVVAKQLPDRYWIEWTYQIAIYETESRWIATVIDRITSGDIAW; via the coding sequence ATGCCGCACGGACCCCGGCTGACACCACTGGATGTGGCGACGCTGGCGCTGTTGGTGGAGGGCCCGACGCATCCCTACGAGCTGCATCGGGTGCTGCTCCAGCGCGGCACCGAGAAGGTGGTCAAGATGCGGGCCAGCTCGGTCTACAACTCGATCAACCGCCTGCTCCGGGACGATCTGATCCAGGTAGTGGAGGTGGACCGGGACGGCAATCGCCCCGAGCGCACGGTCTACGGGATCACCGACGCCGGGCACCAGGCGCTCTCGCTGTCCATCCAGTCGATGATCGCCGGGCCGGTGAACGAGTTCCCGGTGCTGCCCGCGGCGATCTCCCAGGCGCACCACGTGCCGAAGGAGACGGTGCTCGAGCTGCTACGTGACCGGGTCGACCGGCTGGAACAGGAGATCGCCGAGCTGCGGTCCGGCGTGGACCAGGTGGTCGCCAAACAGCTGCCCGACCGGTACTGGATCGAGTGGACCTACCAGATCGCCATCTATGAGACGGAGTCGCGCTGGATCGCGACCGTCATCGACAGGATCACCTCCGGCGACATCGCCTGGTGA